A genomic segment from Takifugu rubripes chromosome 20, fTakRub1.2, whole genome shotgun sequence encodes:
- the nipa1 gene encoding magnesium transporter NIPA1 → MAPGGIPLPLTGILIAVVASFINGSTFVLQRKGILRSREKGRSYLTDVFWWTGTLSMAVGQIGNFLAYNVAPAVIVTPLGALGVLFGALLASWILKEHLNLLGKLGCVLCCSGSVMLVVHAPRAEAVTSRTEFEERLLDPVFVAYALLVLLLLLVLIVWVAPAHGSSNIMVYICICSLLGSFTVPSSKGLGLVAKDVLAEGPPSSRALALFLALLAVLATSILTQFLFINKALERFSSNTFEAIYYVTFTSSVILASALLFKEWTALNVTGCLSMVCGLATTCVGVVLLRISQEALITWKIKTD, encoded by the exons ATGGCCCCAGGTGGCATTCCTTTACCCCTTACTGGAATACTGATAGCAGTAGTTGCGAGTTTCATCAATGGGTCGACTTTTGTTCTTCAGAGAAAGGGAATATTACGTTCCCGTGAAAAAG GACGTTCGTACCTCACTGATGTGTTCTGGTGGACGGGAACGTTGTCCA TGGCTGTAGGTCAAATCGGGAATTTCCTGGCTTACAACGTTGCTCCTGCCGTCATAGTGACgccactgggagcactgggagtCCTATTTGG AGCTCTGCTGGCTTCTTGGATTTTAAAGGAGCATTTAAATTTGCTCGGTAAACTGGGCTGCGTGCTGTGCTGCTCGGGTTCTGTTATGCTTGTCGTTCATGCGCCCAGAGCAGAGGCTGTGACATCAAGGACAGAGTTTGAGGAAAGACTGCTGGACCCAG TGTTTGTGGCGTACgccctcctggtgctgctcctaCTCCTCGTATTAATCGTGTGGGTCGCCCCAGCTCACGGTTCGTCGAACATCATGGTGTACATCTGCATATGCTCCCTCTTGGGAAGCTTCACCGTTCCGAGCAGCAAAGGACTTGGCCTCGTGGCGAAGGACGTCTTGGCGGAGGGGCCCCCGAGCAGCAGAGCTCTGGCTCTCTTCCTGGCCCTGCTGGCCGTGCTGGCCACCAGCATCCTGACGCAGTTCCTCTTCATCAACAAAGCTTTGGAGCGCTTCAGCTCCAACACGTTCGAGGCCATTTACTACGTGACGTTCACGTCCAGCGTCATTCTGGCTTCTGCTCTGCTTTTCAAAGAGTGGACGGCTCTGAACGTCACCGGCTGTCTCTCCATGGTCTGTGGTTTGGCGACCACCTGTGTCGGAGTCGTTTTACTCCGCATTTCTCAAGAGGCTTTAATTACatggaaaataaagacagactAA